One Aegilops tauschii subsp. strangulata cultivar AL8/78 chromosome 7, Aet v6.0, whole genome shotgun sequence genomic window carries:
- the LOC141027429 gene encoding uncharacterized protein, with amino-acid sequence MAIVPHDAGGSSVSMAMPMLTPDNYMVWAIKAHAILDTHTLWEAVAPTGDAVVDGKKCKTARAMLLGTLVEDILLQVSAKLTAREVWDSLKVRFIGADRVWAARLATLRGDFDRLRMADGEALDVYVGRLGAMTARYASLGATLGDAALVKKLLDTVPDHLCPAVAGIEQFCNIDEMAFDEALGRLRAFDEQTQHRGQDGGEHGGDQLLLTVAQWAARERQQGSARDDGGGRSVASGNGGNRRSRCYNCGQRGHFRRDCTHQRKAAVVEERALLADVGVVDAGLL; translated from the coding sequence ATGGCGATCGTGCCGCACGACGCAGGCGGGAGCTCGGTGTCGATGGCGATGCCGATGCTCACACCGGACAACTACATGGTGTGGGCGATCAAGGCACATGCCATCCTCGACACCCACACTCTCTGGGAGGCGGTGGCGCCGACGGGAGATGCAGTGGTCGACGGGAAGAAGTGCAAGACGGCGCGCGCCATGCTCCTCGGCACGCTGGTGGAGGATATTCTGTTGCAGGTGTCGGCGAAGCTCACGGCCAGGGAGGTATGGGACTCCCTGAAGGTGCGTTTCATCGGCGCTGATCGGGTGTGGGCAGCCCGGCTCGCGACGCTGCGCGGGGACTTCGATCGGCTGCGAATGGCGGATGGCGAGGCTCTGGACGTCTACGTCGGTAGGCTGGGCGCGATGACGGCGCGCTACGCGAGCTTGGGGGCGACGCTCGGAGACGCGGCGCTCGTGAAGAAACTCCTGGACACCGTCCCCGACCACTTGTGCCCCGCCGTCGCCGGGATCGAGCAATTCTGCAACATCGACGAGATGGCGTTCGATGAGGCGCTTGGGCGACTGCGTGCGTTCGACGAGCAGACGCAGCATCGCGGACAAGACGGCGGCGAGCACGGGGGCGATCAGCTGCTCCTGACGGTGGCGCAGTGGGCGGCGCGGGAACGGCAGCAGGGCAGCGCtcgggacgacggcggcggcaggaGCGTGGCGTCGGGCAACGGCGGGAACCGGCGCAGCCGCTGCTACAACTGCGGGCAGCGCGGCCATTTCCGGCGCGACTGCACTCATCAAAGgaaggcggcggtggtggaggagcgggCGTTGTTGGCGGACGTCGGCGTTGTGGACGCCGGCCTCCTCTAG